A single window of Oncorhynchus keta strain PuntledgeMale-10-30-2019 chromosome 34, Oket_V2, whole genome shotgun sequence DNA harbors:
- the LOC118367028 gene encoding ras-related protein Rap-2a has product MREYKVVVLGSGGVGKSALTVQFVTGTFIEKYDPTIEDFYRKEIEVDSSPSVLEILDTAGTEQFASMRDLYIKNGQGFILVYSLVNQQSFQDIKPMRDQIIRVKRYEKVPVILVGNKVDLESEREVSASEGQALAEEWGCPFMETSAKSKTMVDELFAEIVRQMDYAAQPDKDDPCCSSCNIQ; this is encoded by the exons ATGCGCGAGTACAAAGTGGTGGTCCTCGGCAGCGGTGGGGTCGGGAAATCCGCCCTCACTGTTCAGTTTGTGACCGGGACGTTTATTGAGAAGTACGACCCGACCATAGAAGATTTTTACCGCAAAGAAATCGAGGTGGATTCCTCACCCTCTGTTCTGGAGATTCTTGACACTGCTGGTACCGAACAGTTCGCATCCATGCGGGACCTTTACATAAAAAATGGCCAAGGCTTCATACTGGTCTACAGTCTTGTCAACCAGCAGAGCTTCCAAGACATCAAACCCATGAGGGACCAGATCATCAGAGTGAAAAG GTACGAGAAAGTCCCAGTGATCCTGGTGGGGAACAAGGTGGAcctggagagtgagagggaggtgTCGGCCAGCGAGGGCCAGGCTCTGGCCGAGGAGTGGGGCTGCCCCTTTATGGAGACCTCGGCCAAGAGCAAAACCATGGTGGACGAACTGTTCGCTGAGATAGTTCGGCAGATGGACTACGCCGCACAGCCAG